A window of the Bufo gargarizans isolate SCDJY-AF-19 chromosome 1, ASM1485885v1, whole genome shotgun sequence genome harbors these coding sequences:
- the LOC122925184 gene encoding uncharacterized protein LOC122925184 codes for MTHSGSGSDIEPYTRSEEGTAAAMASSQSTEIEEIISSKSSLGYFKLKELLSVEEIYKCLQKKSINKAGKNMRFNIEQIRSDIFLRPSVEFSITGLQHCTTLESTRKILESQSFIGTTKGRLKLANLSFWAVDVSSHDIEKARKESYTHVQKLVRKCEAEEYEKELMQQFANSPAFNKLASRYGNFQFSFQFSDLLSLYEAQFCVGQNPQLSILGTDIYKQEIVHYVVVHCPDNSRFKDHPRVPRLQVRRDPLPNVFLLGDTLYWRPESTSESLEVLSKKGEIIGCPLQPTCDLYEESRHCNHRVNCVWNQLVIAFNVPWGNQFKISVDKLINNLTACGDLQPFINKSKMEKTDAEKWISKLKKKYPGKSQELHPKVDSSHGEQSDRRTDRTLLTDNVEERREGAPTMGNEEVTITQMDTSTQQPLSTHVRVKQERTGGLVTGKHAAERERRGGPRENEENVEQCGPPLKKKK; via the exons ATGACTCACTCAGGATCTGGATCTGACATTGAACCTTACACCCGATCAGAGGAGGGAACGGCAGCAGCAATGGCTTCTTCTCAGAGTACAGAAATTGAGGAAATTATAAGCTCGAAGTCATCTTTGGGATATTTCAAGCTAAAAGAATTATTATCCGTAGAAGAGATCTATAAGTGTCTACAGAAGAAAAGCATTAATAAGGCTGGAAAAAATATGAGATTCAACATTGAGCAAATCCGATCAGATATCTTCCTTCGTCCTTCAGTAGAGTTCTCCATCACTGGTCTTCAGCACTGCACCACCCTGGAGTCCACCAGGAAGATTCTGGAATCACAATCCTTTATAGGAACAACTAAGGGAAGATTAAAATTGGCAAACCTTTCCTTCTGGGCGGTGGATGTTTCTTCCCATGACATAGAGAAGGCTCGAAAAGAATCTTACACTCACGTCCAAAAACTTGTTCGGAAATGTGAGGCAGAGGAATATGAAAAAGAATTAATGCAACAATTCGCTAACTCTCCAGCATTTAATAAATTGGCCTCTCGATATGGGAACTTCCAGTTCTCCTTCCAGTTCTCTGACCTCCTTTCTCTATATGAGGCTCAGTTTTGTGTAGGTCAAAATCCACAGCTCAGTATTCTGGGAACGGACATCTATAAGCAGGAGATTGTTCACTATGTGGTCGTGCACTGTCCTGATAACAGCCGATTTAAAGACCACCCAAGGGTTCCCAGGCTCCAAGTAAGACGTGATCCTCTACCAAATGTCTTTTTACTGGGTGATACCTTGTACTGGAGACCTGAATCCACCTCAGAAAGTCTGGAGGTATTGAGTAAGAAAGGTGAAATTATAGGATGTCCACTCCAACCAACTTGTGACCTGTATGAGGAAAGCAGGCACTGTAATCATAGAGTCAACTGTGTGTGGAACCAACTGGTGATTGCTTTCAATGTTCCTTGGGGTAATCAATTTAAAATCTCAGTGGATAAACTAATTAATAACCTAACCGCCTGTGGAGATCTTCAGCCATTTATAAACAAATCAAAAATggaaaaaactgatgcagaaaaATGGATATCAAAGTTAAAGAAAAAGTATCCAGGAAAAAGCCAAGAACTCCATCCAAAA GTAGATTCCAGTCATGGAGAGCAGTCTGACAGACGCACTGACCGGACGCTTCTTACTGACAATGTAGAAGAACGAAGAGAGGGCG CCCCCACCATGGGGAATGAAGAGGTTACAATTACTCAGATGGACACATCAACACAACAGCCTCTGTCCACACATGTCCGGGTGAAGCAGGAGAGGACTGGAGGCTTGGTAACTGGAAAACATGCTGCTGAAAGGGAGAGAAGAGGAGGCCCTCGTGAAAATGAAGAAAATGTTGAACAATGTGGTCCACCATTAAAGaaaaagaaatga